A stretch of the Thermostichus vulcanus str. 'Rupite' genome encodes the following:
- a CDS encoding gamma-glutamylcyclotransferase family protein: protein MDGQTTTEVFVYGSLLRGGQYHSLMSGAEFLREDSLRGIDLYDLGPYPMAIPGQNRLYGECYRIPLGLLSRLDELEEHPHVYERQWLCLDSGNFAWIYLGRPEQVQGCVLIPDGRWRKLA, encoded by the coding sequence ATGGATGGGCAAACCACCACAGAGGTTTTTGTGTACGGATCCCTGCTGCGGGGTGGCCAGTACCACAGCTTGATGAGTGGGGCAGAATTTTTGCGGGAAGACAGCCTAAGAGGAATCGATCTCTACGATCTCGGCCCTTACCCGATGGCCATTCCCGGACAAAACCGACTTTACGGCGAGTGTTACCGGATCCCATTGGGGTTGTTGTCCCGGTTGGATGAACTGGAGGAGCATCCCCATGTCTACGAACGGCAGTGGCTGTGTCTGGACAGTGGCAACTTTGCCTGGATTTACTTGGGCCGACCGGAGCAGGTGCAGGGTTGTGTGCTGATTCCCGATGGCCGCTGGAGGAAACTGGCCTAA
- the plsY gene encoding glycerol-3-phosphate 1-O-acyltransferase PlsY, with protein MPAPLLALLAGVGGYFLGSIPTGYWVGRWWGGIDIRTQGSGSTGATNVLRTLGKGPALLVLLVDAFKGAAAVGLGGALGSPWWVVLAAFLAIIGHSRSCWLGFKGGKSVATSLGILLAMAWPVALAIFGVWLLGIALTRIVSFSSILAAVAAPVLMWSTDQPLPYLLFALAGGVYVVATHRRNIERLLAGSEPRIGQKWVQSP; from the coding sequence ATGCCTGCACCGCTTTTGGCCCTCCTTGCTGGGGTCGGTGGCTACTTCCTCGGCTCAATCCCGACGGGGTATTGGGTGGGGCGTTGGTGGGGGGGCATCGACATCCGCACCCAGGGATCCGGCTCTACGGGGGCGACGAATGTGTTGCGCACCTTGGGGAAAGGGCCGGCGCTGCTGGTGTTGCTGGTGGATGCGTTTAAGGGAGCCGCCGCCGTTGGATTGGGAGGGGCGTTGGGATCCCCGTGGTGGGTGGTGTTGGCCGCTTTCCTGGCGATCATCGGCCATAGCCGCTCCTGTTGGCTGGGCTTTAAGGGGGGCAAATCGGTGGCCACTAGCTTGGGCATTTTGTTGGCGATGGCTTGGCCGGTGGCACTGGCAATTTTTGGAGTGTGGCTGCTGGGGATTGCCCTCACCCGCATCGTTTCCTTCAGCTCCATTTTGGCGGCAGTGGCGGCTCCTGTATTGATGTGGAGTACAGATCAGCCCTTGCCCTACCTGTTGTTTGCTCTGGCGGGAGGAGTTTACGTAGTTGCCACCCACCGGCGCAATATTGAACGGTTGCTGGCGGGATCCGAACCGCGCATCGGCCAAAAATGGGTTCAATCTCCCTGA
- a CDS encoding Crp/Fnr family transcriptional regulator, protein MPSTRIPDSSTGPLSQVLQSLVENSYLFRGWDPVALAGELKVEVNQIEKFYASQSLFTAFQPEKSLQNLYVVLAGGPIIIRSSPLDRVIGINYPGSCLGMRNLPFSYGLLDYAFPSLVEAYKTTTVLRISLEAFQELYRNHENLQHRYKRLFELREKFQYHLLNCSAYPPQAVATVLKALVYQEQALGSQPDSAGTFTFDLPIDIIARASQLNPRTVEQVLKGMSQVGVIQLHPEAGGDGLSIQDLEQLDEIYGITRGKVNWWPLSR, encoded by the coding sequence ATGCCCAGTACGCGCATCCCTGACAGCTCCACAGGCCCCCTCTCACAGGTGTTACAGAGCTTGGTGGAGAACTCCTACTTGTTTCGCGGCTGGGATCCCGTTGCTCTGGCCGGGGAGCTGAAGGTCGAAGTCAATCAAATTGAGAAGTTCTACGCCAGCCAGTCTCTTTTTACTGCTTTCCAGCCGGAAAAATCGCTACAGAACCTCTACGTTGTGCTTGCCGGCGGGCCGATCATCATTCGCAGTAGCCCACTGGATCGGGTTATTGGCATCAATTACCCCGGCAGTTGCTTGGGCATGCGCAATTTGCCCTTTAGCTACGGCCTCCTGGATTATGCCTTTCCCAGCTTGGTGGAAGCCTACAAAACCACCACCGTTTTGCGCATTTCTCTAGAGGCCTTTCAAGAGTTGTACCGCAACCACGAAAACCTCCAGCATCGCTACAAACGCCTCTTTGAGTTGCGGGAAAAGTTTCAATATCATCTGCTCAATTGCAGTGCCTATCCACCACAGGCCGTGGCCACTGTGCTCAAAGCCCTGGTTTATCAAGAACAAGCACTAGGCAGCCAACCGGATTCTGCCGGTACTTTTACCTTCGACCTCCCCATTGATATCATCGCCCGGGCCAGCCAGCTCAACCCCCGCACTGTGGAACAAGTGCTCAAGGGCATGAGCCAAGTTGGGGTGATTCAACTGCATCCAGAAGCTGGTGGGGATGGCCTCTCGATTCAAGATTTGGAACAACTGGATGAGATCTACGGCATCACCCGTGGCAAGGTGAACTGGTGGCCCCTAAGCCGATAG
- a CDS encoding DICT sensory domain-containing protein: MTSTRSRPIPHQSRQSRTSLLSDLLEVLPHLRPQLYFKSSLVALSHAIEDQVLQGQGSPWVFANFQKERYYRQEARRYRRISAVAQDVFVLATPETDFAQTDLPYHTIPLDPADPLAQEWHVIVIDASYATCLVCRERARVKRNSSWGGSDMDTARQFDGIWSFDRLTTTQAALALLPKILGYRPDLTPRIEPIRQYLEGSLADSTSQLNPGPFTERLITYLQAGQYKLQRTYRTIQAQERKEHLINRISSAIRQSLDPSDILAIAVQELGQVAEVGRCLIYRYDGQAPEVRIEQEYRTLTMGSLKGSLWPIQINPFLREAIQSGQLVCCEDSENHQHLGRMPELWRSAKIRAWVAMPILYQGRLLGILELHHEQPHRWQSATLELAEAIANQVGVALLQAEAYQHLEELNQQLEALDQAKSELIAVTGHELRTPLSTIQVCLESLASDPDMPLEMRQEMLNTALQDASRLRELVQDFLTLSKLESGRIRWHIEPLSAQECVDLALSNIKARRRHEALPAIEQVMPKRLPMVRADGEWLVEVLRKLLDNACKFTPASGQIWIRVEVVEAAVGSVGMVKFTVADSGRGIEPDRLQAIFDRFYQAEGSLRRSVGGTGLGLAICRLIIEAMGGRIWAESAGLDQGSAFHFTLPMVHPQTQGKLSIAA, encoded by the coding sequence ATGACCTCCACCCGCTCTAGACCGATTCCTCACCAGAGCCGTCAGAGTCGTACTTCCCTACTGAGCGATCTGTTGGAGGTTTTGCCACACCTACGCCCACAACTGTATTTCAAATCTTCCCTGGTCGCCCTTAGCCATGCCATCGAGGATCAGGTGTTACAAGGGCAGGGATCCCCGTGGGTCTTCGCCAACTTTCAAAAGGAACGCTACTACCGCCAGGAGGCCCGCCGTTACCGTCGCATCAGCGCAGTGGCCCAGGATGTCTTTGTGTTGGCAACCCCGGAAACGGACTTTGCTCAAACGGATCTGCCCTACCACACCATCCCTCTGGATCCGGCGGATCCCTTGGCTCAAGAGTGGCATGTGATTGTGATTGATGCCAGTTACGCCACCTGCTTGGTTTGTCGGGAACGGGCGCGGGTGAAGCGCAACTCATCCTGGGGGGGCAGCGATATGGATACAGCCCGGCAATTTGATGGGATTTGGTCTTTCGATCGCCTCACAACCACACAGGCAGCTTTGGCTCTGCTGCCTAAAATCCTCGGCTATCGACCGGATTTGACCCCTCGCATTGAGCCAATTCGCCAGTACCTAGAGGGATCCCTGGCGGACAGCACCAGCCAACTCAACCCCGGCCCTTTCACAGAACGATTGATTACCTACCTCCAGGCGGGGCAATACAAACTGCAGCGCACCTACCGCACCATTCAGGCCCAAGAGCGCAAAGAGCACCTGATCAACCGTATCAGCAGTGCCATTCGGCAGTCTTTGGATCCCAGTGACATTCTCGCCATTGCCGTGCAGGAGTTGGGGCAGGTGGCAGAAGTGGGGCGGTGTTTAATCTACCGCTACGACGGCCAAGCCCCTGAGGTTCGGATCGAGCAGGAGTATCGCACGCTCACGATGGGCAGCCTGAAGGGATCCCTCTGGCCCATTCAAATCAACCCCTTTTTGCGGGAGGCGATTCAGTCGGGGCAGCTGGTATGTTGCGAAGACAGCGAGAACCATCAGCATCTGGGTCGGATGCCGGAGCTGTGGCGTAGTGCCAAAATTCGCGCTTGGGTGGCCATGCCGATCCTCTACCAAGGACGGCTGCTGGGCATCCTAGAGCTGCACCATGAGCAACCCCATCGTTGGCAATCGGCCACCCTGGAACTGGCCGAAGCCATCGCCAACCAAGTGGGGGTCGCCCTGCTGCAGGCAGAAGCCTATCAACACCTGGAGGAACTCAACCAACAACTGGAAGCCCTGGATCAGGCTAAATCAGAGCTGATTGCCGTCACGGGGCACGAACTACGCACCCCCCTGTCCACCATCCAGGTTTGCCTAGAGTCTTTGGCCAGCGACCCGGATATGCCCTTGGAGATGCGACAGGAAATGTTGAACACTGCCCTGCAAGATGCCAGTCGGCTACGGGAATTGGTGCAGGATTTTCTCACCCTCTCTAAGCTGGAAAGTGGTCGTATCCGTTGGCACATTGAACCCCTATCAGCCCAAGAATGTGTGGATTTGGCCCTGAGCAACATCAAGGCGCGGCGTCGGCATGAGGCGTTACCCGCCATTGAGCAAGTGATGCCCAAGCGGTTACCCATGGTGCGTGCGGATGGGGAATGGCTGGTGGAGGTGTTGCGCAAGTTACTGGACAATGCCTGCAAATTTACCCCTGCCAGTGGACAAATCTGGATCCGAGTCGAGGTGGTAGAAGCCGCTGTTGGATCTGTAGGGATGGTGAAGTTCACCGTCGCTGATAGCGGGCGGGGCATTGAGCCGGATCGGTTGCAGGCCATCTTCGACCGGTTTTACCAGGCGGAGGGATCCCTGCGGCGTTCGGTGGGGGGGACGGGCCTGGGGTTAGCCATTTGCCGATTGATCATCGAAGCCATGGGGGGGCGGATTTGGGCGGAATCTGCCGGACTGGATCAGGGTAGTGCTTTCCATTTCACCTTGCCGATGGTTCATCCACAAACCCAAGGGAAACTCTCGATTGCCGCTTGA
- a CDS encoding 2TM domain-containing protein, translating into MKLCVGQMSGSRYSQEDVQQILQRAIARQPRLGEFTRPQLQEMAAELGITSQELELAEREWEAWQQLNSQHQEFQRYRRRQFYHLLGRYGIVNGFLVGLDLLSGGGLSWSLFVLMGWGLAVSLKGWNTYHTEGERYEKDFHKWQKKRLKR; encoded by the coding sequence ATGAAGTTGTGTGTGGGCCAAATGTCGGGATCCCGGTATAGCCAAGAAGACGTGCAACAGATCCTACAACGGGCCATTGCCCGCCAACCGCGTCTGGGCGAGTTTACCCGTCCTCAACTGCAAGAAATGGCTGCGGAGCTGGGGATCACCTCGCAAGAGCTGGAGCTGGCCGAACGGGAATGGGAAGCTTGGCAACAGCTAAACAGCCAGCATCAGGAGTTTCAGCGCTACCGCCGCCGTCAGTTCTACCACTTGCTTGGGCGCTATGGGATCGTCAATGGCTTTTTGGTGGGGTTGGACTTACTCTCTGGGGGAGGGCTGTCTTGGTCATTGTTTGTGTTGATGGGCTGGGGCTTGGCGGTTTCCCTCAAGGGCTGGAATACCTACCATACCGAGGGAGAACGCTACGAGAAAGACTTTCACAAGTGGCAGAAGAAACGCTTAAAACGCTAG
- a CDS encoding glucose-6-phosphate dehydrogenase assembly protein OpcA codes for MDQSAAVLPLQAPKDVSIDDIEQELNKIWSSKGESVAARAATFTLVVYESLDDALLLPSPTVEAIATQNPCRVIDLRAKREGSAEDVIESQVAAYCPVTREQRSSLVCCEYITLKAPESAFVRACSTVASLLIPSLPTFLWWQGDLDLNSLLFQKLVSLSNRVIVDSRGFVNPEEDLGEMYLLTTEGRQCGDLNWKRLSSWQELTAQAFDPPDRRESLQAVDRVTLDYKAGNPCQAFLFLGWLASRLGWTPIERVQTKEHDYLIDRIRFQRASGGEVMAELAAVPLASEMTQPGDLIGMRLTSSDIRADACTVLCSETTGCMRMEAMGGAQSCVIRQVAPIEHDSLDTLLTAELQRLGPDHLYEETLVVVDQILKLAF; via the coding sequence ATGGATCAATCTGCTGCCGTCCTGCCTTTACAAGCTCCTAAGGATGTCTCCATCGACGATATTGAGCAGGAACTGAATAAGATCTGGTCTTCCAAAGGAGAGAGTGTTGCTGCCCGTGCTGCCACCTTTACCCTGGTGGTGTACGAATCCTTAGATGATGCTCTGCTGTTGCCTTCCCCCACGGTGGAGGCGATTGCCACCCAAAACCCCTGCCGCGTCATTGACTTGCGCGCCAAACGGGAGGGATCCGCAGAGGATGTCATCGAATCGCAAGTGGCGGCCTACTGCCCGGTGACCCGTGAACAGCGCAGCTCTCTGGTGTGTTGCGAGTACATCACCTTGAAAGCGCCGGAATCGGCCTTTGTGCGCGCCTGCAGTACGGTTGCGTCTTTGTTGATCCCCAGTTTGCCCACCTTCTTGTGGTGGCAAGGGGATTTGGACTTGAACAGCCTCCTGTTTCAAAAGCTGGTTTCCCTAAGCAACCGTGTCATTGTTGATTCACGAGGCTTTGTTAACCCGGAAGAAGACCTGGGAGAAATGTATCTGCTCACCACCGAAGGCCGGCAGTGTGGTGATTTGAACTGGAAACGGCTCAGCTCCTGGCAGGAACTGACTGCGCAGGCTTTTGATCCCCCGGATCGGCGGGAATCTCTACAGGCGGTCGATCGCGTAACCCTCGACTACAAAGCCGGTAACCCTTGTCAGGCCTTCCTGTTCTTGGGTTGGTTAGCCAGCCGTTTGGGGTGGACACCGATAGAGCGAGTCCAGACCAAGGAACACGACTATTTGATCGACCGGATTCGTTTCCAAAGGGCAAGCGGTGGCGAGGTGATGGCGGAACTGGCAGCAGTCCCCTTGGCCTCAGAAATGACCCAACCGGGGGATCTAATCGGGATGCGCCTCACTTCTAGCGATATTCGCGCGGATGCTTGTACCGTGCTCTGTTCGGAAACCACAGGCTGTATGCGAATGGAGGCCATGGGGGGAGCTCAAAGCTGTGTGATTCGGCAGGTAGCCCCGATTGAGCACGATTCACTGGATACGCTACTGACGGCTGAGCTGCAACGGTTGGGCCCAGATCACCTGTATGAGGAAACCTTGGTGGTGGTGGATCAGATCCTCAAGCTAGCGTTTTAA
- a CDS encoding glucose-6-phosphate isomerase has protein sequence MDSAQIWQRYCDWLYYHPGLEFFLDISRIRFTPEQVGSLQSRFAEAFAAMQALEAGAIANPDEHRQVGHYWLRAPELAPTPELTQAIQGCIEQIEAFAEKIHHGMIPASGGGRFTELLCVGIGGSALGPQFVAEALAPQHPPLNIHFIDNTDPDGIDRVLARLAGKLGQTLVIITSKSGGTPEPRNGLVEVEQAYQKAGIPFAVHAVAITSPGSKLEVQARQAGWLEVFPIFDWVGGRTSETSAVGLLPAALQGIDIRALLAGAATMDEATRVPEVKRNPAALLALAWYIAGQGQGRKDMVVLPYKDRLLLFSRYLQQLVMESLGKSHDLKGNRVEQGIAVYGNKGSTDQHAYVQQLRDGINNFFVTFIEVLQDREPGIPSPFVEPQVTSGDYLSGLLQGTRQALYENGRDSITVTIPRVDARSVGALIALYERAVGLYAALININAYHQPGVEAGKKAASAVLELQRQVIEVVRSHAGSLTLGQLAEKVGSPERIETLYFILRHLHANGREIQLIGDPGCPLDLKIQARPT, from the coding sequence ATGGACAGCGCCCAAATTTGGCAACGCTACTGTGACTGGCTCTACTACCACCCCGGCCTAGAGTTTTTTTTGGATATCAGCCGGATTCGCTTCACCCCGGAGCAGGTGGGATCCCTGCAGTCTCGTTTTGCTGAGGCTTTCGCGGCCATGCAGGCTTTAGAAGCAGGAGCGATTGCCAACCCGGATGAACATCGCCAGGTGGGCCACTATTGGCTACGGGCTCCTGAGCTGGCCCCAACACCTGAACTGACCCAAGCGATTCAGGGTTGCATCGAGCAGATCGAAGCCTTTGCCGAAAAGATCCATCACGGCATGATTCCGGCCAGCGGTGGGGGGCGCTTTACGGAGCTGTTGTGTGTGGGGATTGGCGGATCGGCACTGGGGCCACAATTTGTAGCGGAAGCCTTGGCGCCTCAGCACCCTCCCCTCAATATCCACTTTATTGACAATACGGATCCCGATGGCATTGACCGCGTTCTGGCACGGTTGGCGGGCAAGCTGGGGCAGACCCTGGTGATTATCACCTCCAAATCTGGCGGCACCCCCGAACCCCGCAATGGCTTGGTGGAAGTGGAGCAAGCTTACCAAAAGGCCGGGATCCCGTTTGCTGTCCATGCCGTAGCGATTACCAGTCCCGGCAGCAAGCTAGAAGTCCAGGCTCGACAAGCGGGATGGCTGGAGGTTTTTCCCATTTTTGATTGGGTGGGTGGGCGCACTTCTGAAACCTCGGCAGTGGGCCTATTGCCGGCGGCGTTGCAAGGGATCGACATTCGGGCGCTCTTGGCGGGGGCAGCCACGATGGATGAGGCCACCCGTGTGCCGGAGGTGAAACGGAACCCTGCGGCTCTGTTGGCTTTGGCTTGGTACATCGCCGGTCAGGGTCAGGGGCGCAAAGATATGGTGGTCTTGCCCTATAAAGATCGGCTGCTGCTCTTCAGCCGTTATTTGCAGCAGTTGGTGATGGAGTCCTTAGGGAAATCCCACGACTTGAAGGGGAATCGCGTTGAGCAGGGCATTGCCGTCTATGGCAACAAGGGCAGTACCGACCAACATGCCTATGTGCAACAGTTGCGGGACGGCATCAATAACTTCTTCGTCACCTTCATCGAGGTGTTGCAGGATCGTGAGCCAGGGATCCCTTCACCCTTTGTGGAGCCGCAGGTGACCAGTGGAGATTACCTGAGTGGTCTGTTGCAGGGAACGCGGCAAGCCCTCTACGAAAATGGCCGCGACTCGATTACTGTGACCATTCCGCGGGTGGATGCCCGCTCGGTGGGGGCTTTGATTGCTTTGTATGAACGGGCGGTTGGCCTTTACGCCGCTTTGATCAACATCAATGCTTACCATCAACCGGGAGTGGAAGCGGGTAAAAAAGCGGCCAGTGCGGTGCTGGAACTGCAGCGGCAGGTGATTGAGGTGGTGCGCAGTCATGCGGGATCCCTGACCCTAGGTCAGTTGGCGGAAAAAGTCGGATCGCCGGAGCGGATCGAAACCCTCTATTTCATCCTGCGACACCTCCATGCCAACGGGCGTGAAATTCAGTTGATCGGGGATCCCGGTTGTCCTTTGGACTTGAAAATTCAGGCACGACCTACCTAG
- the ychF gene encoding redox-regulated ATPase YchF — protein MLKAGIVGLPNVGKSTLFNALCENAKAEAANFPFCTIEPNVGRVAVPDERLQVLGKISGSAEIIPSQIEFVDIAGLVAGASKGEGLGNQFLSHIRQVDAVVHVVRCFEDENIVHVAGSVDPLRDIGVINLELALADLAQIERRVERVRKQAKSDKTAQVELKALEQLQAALDEGKPARLVPLSQEEELLVKGLGLLTRKKVIYAANVAETDLASGNAWVEQVRQFAKAEGAGVVVVSAQVEAELLDLPAEERQAYLDSLGVKEGGLKSLIRATYELLGLRTYFTSGPKETRAWTIPVGATAPQAAGVIHSDFERGFIRAETVSYQDLVTTGSLNAAKEKGLLRSEGKEYVVQEGDVMHFRFNV, from the coding sequence ATGCTAAAAGCTGGAATTGTTGGCCTACCGAATGTAGGCAAGTCCACCCTGTTCAACGCGCTCTGTGAAAATGCCAAGGCAGAGGCGGCCAATTTTCCCTTCTGTACGATCGAGCCCAATGTGGGCCGGGTGGCGGTGCCGGACGAGCGCTTACAGGTGCTTGGGAAGATCAGCGGCTCAGCCGAGATCATCCCCAGCCAAATCGAGTTTGTGGATATTGCCGGTTTGGTGGCAGGGGCGAGCAAAGGGGAGGGCTTGGGTAATCAGTTCCTGTCCCACATTCGCCAGGTGGATGCAGTCGTGCATGTGGTGCGCTGCTTTGAAGACGAAAACATCGTGCATGTGGCCGGTTCGGTGGATCCCTTGCGGGATATCGGGGTAATTAACCTGGAGCTGGCCCTTGCGGATCTGGCCCAGATCGAGCGGCGGGTGGAGCGGGTGCGCAAACAGGCCAAATCCGATAAAACAGCGCAGGTGGAGCTCAAGGCCCTAGAACAGTTACAAGCTGCTTTGGATGAAGGTAAGCCGGCCCGCTTGGTGCCCCTCAGTCAAGAGGAAGAGCTGCTGGTGAAAGGGTTGGGGTTATTGACCCGTAAAAAAGTGATCTACGCCGCCAACGTTGCGGAAACAGACTTAGCCAGTGGCAATGCCTGGGTAGAACAGGTACGGCAATTTGCCAAGGCTGAAGGGGCGGGTGTGGTGGTGGTTTCGGCCCAGGTGGAGGCGGAATTGTTGGATTTGCCCGCAGAAGAACGGCAGGCTTATCTGGACTCCCTCGGGGTGAAAGAAGGGGGGCTGAAATCTCTCATTCGTGCTACTTACGAGCTCTTGGGCTTGCGCACCTACTTTACCTCCGGCCCCAAAGAGACCCGGGCTTGGACGATTCCGGTTGGGGCGACAGCGCCTCAGGCAGCCGGGGTGATTCACTCCGATTTTGAGCGCGGCTTTATTCGGGCGGAAACAGTGTCCTATCAAGACTTGGTGACGACGGGATCCCTGAATGCGGCCAAAGAAAAGGGCCTGCTGCGCAGCGAGGGCAAGGAGTACGTGGTGCAGGAAGGGGATGTGATGCACTTCCGCTTCAATGTCTGA
- a CDS encoding DUF3386 domain-containing protein: MVATQVSAQDLFRAAYENRYTWDPDFPGYSADVTYWDGERTFTGQVRVGADLKATVMGVEDEEAQKAIHNQIWEIAIHRVRRSFADTHGQNTFRYGETLPDGSVEILVGGKAAGDRYRVRDNQVTMVHRHIHGVVVTIHTFSSHDTGEGYLSHRYDSVYHDPKTGEQKGRRSQFEDLYEKVGNYFILSERRIQTETETGSVEKRFTFSNLALLHSAT, translated from the coding sequence ATGGTTGCTACCCAAGTCTCTGCCCAAGATCTCTTCCGGGCCGCTTACGAAAACCGCTACACCTGGGATCCCGACTTTCCGGGCTACAGCGCAGACGTGACCTACTGGGATGGAGAACGGACATTCACTGGGCAGGTGCGAGTGGGGGCAGACCTGAAGGCCACGGTTATGGGCGTGGAGGATGAGGAGGCCCAGAAAGCCATCCACAACCAAATTTGGGAGATCGCCATTCACCGCGTTCGTCGTAGCTTTGCCGATACCCACGGCCAGAACACCTTTCGCTACGGCGAGACCTTACCGGACGGGTCGGTGGAAATTCTGGTGGGGGGCAAAGCAGCTGGGGATCGCTACCGGGTGCGGGATAACCAAGTGACGATGGTGCACCGGCATATTCATGGTGTGGTCGTCACCATTCATACCTTTAGCAGTCACGATACCGGTGAGGGCTACCTTTCCCACCGCTACGACTCCGTTTATCACGACCCCAAAACGGGGGAACAGAAGGGGAGACGCAGCCAGTTTGAGGATCTTTACGAAAAGGTTGGCAACTACTTCATTCTGTCGGAGCGGCGCATCCAAACCGAGACCGAAACGGGATCCGTCGAGAAGCGGTTCACCTTCTCCAACCTGGCTTTGCTCCACTCCGCCACCTGA
- a CDS encoding gamma-aminobutyraldehyde dehydrogenase gives MAYKLWINGQWADSQGGGVMAIENPATGETLAEVVDASPADVDRAVQAAQTAFYDGRWSKLTPGERSLALWKLADLLEARSEELARLESENTGKPYELVSLGGDLPFAVDNLRFFAAAARDTHGSSAGEYAKGYTSVFRKEPVGVCAQIAPWNYPLMMAVWKIGPALAAGCTVVLKPAPSTPLTTLMLGELIAAAGIPDGVVNILSGGNETGQALVEHPDVRMVSLTGSTATGKKVMRTAADTLKRVHLELGGKAPFIVFEDADIETIAAKATFAATINTGQDCTAATRVYVQESKLAQAQEAIVEAMRKVTLGSPFQSGVEMGPFVSAAQRERVMGFVERAKAAGAKVLTGGRIPPEFSQGYYYEPTVITNVDQRAEIIQSEVFGPVLTLSPFREEAEALRLGNDVLYGLAASVWTQDIGRAMKFAADLEFGTVWINDHIPLASETPHGGFKQSGFGKDLSAEAVRDYQVTKHVMIATS, from the coding sequence ATGGCCTACAAACTCTGGATCAACGGCCAATGGGCCGATAGCCAAGGGGGAGGCGTCATGGCCATTGAGAACCCCGCGACGGGAGAAACTTTAGCGGAAGTGGTCGATGCCAGCCCGGCTGATGTGGATCGGGCGGTACAAGCTGCCCAGACGGCCTTTTACGATGGCCGTTGGTCGAAACTCACCCCTGGCGAACGCTCCCTTGCCCTCTGGAAACTGGCGGATCTGCTCGAGGCTCGCTCAGAAGAACTGGCTCGGCTGGAGTCGGAAAATACCGGCAAACCCTACGAGCTGGTCAGTTTAGGGGGGGATTTACCGTTTGCGGTGGATAACCTACGCTTCTTTGCTGCCGCTGCCCGCGATACCCATGGCTCCAGTGCCGGGGAATATGCCAAGGGCTACACCTCTGTATTCCGGAAAGAGCCGGTTGGGGTCTGCGCTCAAATTGCTCCCTGGAATTACCCCTTAATGATGGCCGTTTGGAAAATCGGCCCTGCCTTGGCGGCGGGTTGCACCGTAGTGCTCAAGCCTGCTCCCTCCACACCCCTGACCACCCTGATGCTGGGGGAACTGATCGCTGCTGCCGGGATCCCAGATGGTGTGGTCAATATTCTGTCTGGGGGCAACGAAACGGGGCAAGCCCTGGTGGAACACCCGGATGTGCGCATGGTCAGCCTGACGGGATCCACCGCAACGGGCAAAAAGGTGATGCGGACTGCGGCAGACACCCTAAAACGGGTTCATTTGGAGCTGGGTGGCAAAGCCCCCTTCATCGTGTTTGAGGATGCGGATATTGAGACCATCGCGGCCAAAGCCACCTTTGCGGCCACCATCAATACCGGCCAAGACTGCACCGCCGCCACCCGTGTCTATGTACAAGAAAGCAAACTGGCTCAAGCCCAAGAAGCGATTGTTGAAGCAATGCGCAAAGTAACCCTGGGATCCCCTTTTCAATCGGGGGTGGAAATGGGCCCCTTCGTTTCAGCAGCCCAGCGGGAACGAGTCATGGGATTTGTGGAGCGGGCTAAGGCGGCTGGGGCAAAGGTGTTAACAGGAGGGCGGATCCCACCGGAGTTTTCCCAAGGGTACTACTACGAGCCAACGGTGATTACCAATGTTGATCAACGAGCAGAAATCATTCAAAGTGAGGTCTTTGGGCCTGTTCTCACCCTCAGTCCGTTCCGCGAAGAAGCGGAGGCGCTACGGTTGGGCAATGATGTCCTATACGGCTTGGCGGCTTCTGTGTGGACTCAAGACATCGGGCGGGCGATGAAGTTTGCCGCCGATCTGGAGTTCGGCACCGTCTGGATTAACGACCATATTCCCCTTGCCTCAGAGACCCCTCATGGCGGCTTTAAGCAGTCTGGGTTTGGGAAGGATCTCTCGGCGGAGGCAGTGCGAGACTACCAGGTTACCAAGCATGTAATGATTGCTACCAGCTAG